One window of the Runella slithyformis DSM 19594 genome contains the following:
- a CDS encoding SusD/RagB family nutrient-binding outer membrane lipoprotein: protein MKFNTLKFTCFAVLFSCTVFSCRDLTEMNINPNGVDPDNANPNLVLSTVLTESGKAFVNLGYQDIAGVMQHTQKDGWSGGHNEYDWGGSQSWAGYYDILRNNQYVYDRGVAIKSELHQGIALVMKSMMFGLITDLWGDAPYTNALKGAVGGADNTFPAYDSQETIYTGILADLEKANTLLSKNAAEYTATVGTADVYYQGAPAKWRKLANSLALRYYMRISAKKPDVAKAGIEKIIANAAQYPIITAIADDAAMPFAGNSNDDSWPSNAIYDASESNYRRLKMAATFVDRLLALKDPRLGVWANKVKVQIVVDPSLPKGTDKTEGNKRYLSPDKVAGKEYNTNEYVGLPTAMLGGPTYNLSPTAEQGANNPHVSWLSDMYRQAKGPLLKSRLMSAAEVRFILSEAALKGWAVGDAKTHYEAGVKASMDTWGVGSSYAAYIAGADAKFDGTLKQIIEQKWIASWTAAQEAWFDYRRTGFPELKTGTQSKRSVLPVRFYYMLDERNLNKTNTEAAMNKLETTPYSTVDGKNSPWSKPWVIQGTGKPW from the coding sequence ATGAAATTTAACACACTCAAATTTACCTGTTTCGCAGTTTTGTTTTCCTGTACGGTCTTTTCCTGCAGGGACTTAACTGAAATGAACATCAACCCCAACGGGGTAGATCCCGACAATGCCAACCCCAACCTCGTGCTTTCGACGGTGTTGACCGAATCGGGAAAGGCATTTGTCAACTTAGGCTATCAGGACATCGCCGGAGTGATGCAGCATACCCAAAAAGATGGCTGGAGCGGCGGTCACAATGAATACGATTGGGGCGGCAGCCAAAGCTGGGCCGGTTATTACGACATCCTGCGCAACAACCAATATGTGTACGACCGGGGCGTAGCCATCAAATCAGAACTGCATCAGGGCATTGCGCTGGTCATGAAATCAATGATGTTTGGATTGATCACCGATCTTTGGGGCGATGCCCCTTATACCAATGCCCTGAAAGGAGCCGTGGGTGGTGCAGATAATACATTCCCCGCCTATGATTCGCAGGAAACGATCTATACCGGCATTTTGGCCGATCTGGAAAAAGCCAATACGCTGCTTTCCAAAAACGCCGCCGAATATACGGCTACCGTCGGAACGGCAGATGTATACTATCAGGGTGCGCCTGCCAAATGGCGGAAGCTGGCCAATTCGCTGGCGTTGCGCTACTACATGCGTATCTCCGCCAAAAAGCCTGATGTAGCCAAAGCGGGCATTGAGAAGATCATAGCCAATGCGGCCCAATACCCCATTATTACGGCCATTGCCGATGATGCCGCCATGCCTTTTGCGGGCAACAGCAACGACGACTCATGGCCTTCCAATGCCATCTACGATGCCAGTGAAAGCAATTACCGCCGTCTGAAAATGGCCGCTACGTTTGTGGATCGCCTGTTGGCATTGAAAGACCCGCGCCTGGGAGTTTGGGCCAATAAGGTGAAAGTTCAAATCGTAGTGGACCCTTCACTTCCAAAAGGAACGGATAAAACAGAAGGTAACAAACGCTACCTTTCTCCCGATAAAGTGGCCGGGAAAGAATACAATACCAATGAATATGTGGGCTTGCCCACGGCCATGCTGGGCGGACCCACCTATAACCTCAGCCCTACGGCCGAGCAGGGCGCCAACAACCCGCACGTATCGTGGCTGAGCGATATGTACCGTCAGGCCAAAGGGCCGTTGTTGAAATCGCGCCTGATGTCGGCGGCGGAAGTTCGTTTTATTCTGTCTGAAGCGGCGTTGAAAGGCTGGGCCGTCGGAGATGCCAAAACCCACTACGAGGCGGGTGTGAAAGCATCAATGGATACCTGGGGCGTAGGCAGCAGCTATGCGGCGTACATCGCCGGAGCCGATGCTAAATTTGACGGTACTCTGAAGCAAATCATTGAACAAAAATGGATCGCAAGCTGGACCGCCGCGCAGGAAGCGTGGTTTGACTACCGCCGAACGGGTTTTCCCGAACTGAAAACCGGTACGCAGTCGAAGCGCAGTGTATTGCCGGTGCGTTTCTATTACATGTTGGACGAACGCAATTTGAATAAAACCAACACCGAGGCGGCCATGAACAAGTTGGAAACAACGCCTTATTCGACCGTTGACGGTAAAAACAGTCCCTGGTCCAAACCGTGGGTGATCCAGGGTACGGGCAAACCTTGGTAA
- a CDS encoding SusC/RagA family TonB-linked outer membrane protein, with product MKHFFLFQTTIRRLLFLGLVWAMFCPAVQAQVRTVTGKVTTAEDGTGMPGVNIVLKGSQKGTSSNAAGSYSIEVSGANPVLVFSFVGYEAFEAAVGNRSVVDVSLTPGAENLNEVVVTALGIKREKRALGYSVGEVSGKDIVNVPQENVLNALSGRVAGVTINQTSGPGSSVSVIIRGATSLSNDNQPLFVIDGVPVANSLNNLRTMGDRNNVDYGNAISDINPDDVESISVLKGPSAAALYGSRAGNGVILITTKSGKKGKGVGVSFSTSNVFETPYRFLDFHYKYANGNRNARLDEASAYWAGPELDKGILAAQWNSPLDANGNKIPTELKSYKDNMKNFLQTGITTTNNIAVSGSNDKTTYRVSYNYMKNTGPIPNSDLNRHSLTATGTYDITKKFKLTTNLNFVRSQSDNRPSTANRGANPLEAVYQWSHVDVRELKNYWIPGQEQIRQLSPSNGDNPYFLAYGINNGFNRDRVYGNMKLDYQITPELSAFARVSHDMFVEDRETKIPWSYSRVRNGGYYLQGIGRKETNTDFLLTYKKNIKAIDVSVSGGGNYMTQSFKEDYMGGSILTVPGLYRVSNIPLASLQVSNGSNQKEIYSLYGMASLGYKNMLYVDLTARNDWSSTLPAENRSYFYPSASLSWLANYTFNLPKAVSLLKFRAGWAQVGNDANPYQLVPTLGTGTWGSLITTGVPSTLLNAQLKPEIATSTEVGVDLGFFENRIRFEGTYYYVENKNQILGITTPSSSGFGSKLINAGLLASKGWEINVGGSPIRDRNGWNLDINMNFTRNRTTIKELTQGMDFFTLWDDNNGGAFTFVGQEIGDIYSRGYAQVTDPASPYYRWPILSRTGSWIAVNDRNAREKVGNFNPRFIAGMQATLSYKRFSLAASFDARIGGNFQSYTYRYGESDWKSQRQLDNLIAGGLYSEAELIALLKSDPEKYIIPQNGNFPRVGGYTKATGGMGPDGDGAFVPGVIQQADGSYIEHLGGAGTNIFPISNTFAWSFNKQITFDASFIKLRELSFSYTIPNIGGFRNASVSVFTRNLMLWTASKIGIDPERAFQAEGGRFRQGIELQNMMPWTMPVGFKLNFSL from the coding sequence ATGAAACACTTTTTTCTATTTCAAACAACAATCAGGCGATTGTTGTTTTTGGGATTGGTATGGGCAATGTTTTGCCCCGCTGTTCAGGCACAAGTCCGGACTGTCACCGGCAAAGTTACCACTGCAGAAGACGGTACCGGGATGCCCGGGGTAAACATCGTACTGAAAGGTTCACAGAAAGGGACGAGCAGTAATGCCGCCGGAAGCTACTCGATTGAGGTCAGCGGGGCAAATCCGGTCCTTGTATTTTCGTTTGTTGGCTATGAAGCATTTGAGGCGGCAGTAGGAAATCGCAGCGTGGTGGATGTCTCACTGACTCCCGGCGCTGAAAACCTCAACGAAGTGGTGGTAACGGCCTTGGGGATCAAAAGGGAAAAACGGGCGTTGGGGTATTCGGTCGGCGAAGTGTCCGGAAAGGATATTGTCAACGTACCGCAGGAAAACGTGCTCAATGCACTCTCCGGACGCGTAGCGGGTGTCACCATCAACCAGACCAGCGGTCCGGGCTCCTCCGTGAGTGTGATCATCAGGGGGGCTACCTCATTGAGCAATGACAACCAACCGCTGTTTGTCATCGACGGAGTACCGGTGGCGAACAGCCTCAACAACTTACGCACAATGGGCGACCGCAACAACGTGGACTACGGTAACGCCATTTCAGACATTAATCCTGATGACGTAGAGAGCATTTCTGTGCTCAAAGGCCCCAGCGCTGCCGCCCTTTATGGTTCTCGTGCAGGAAATGGCGTGATTTTAATCACTACCAAATCCGGCAAAAAAGGAAAAGGCGTTGGCGTTTCATTCTCAACCAGCAACGTTTTTGAAACTCCTTATCGCTTTTTGGACTTCCACTACAAATATGCCAACGGCAACAGAAACGCGCGTCTTGATGAAGCATCTGCTTACTGGGCAGGGCCGGAGTTGGATAAAGGTATTTTGGCAGCTCAGTGGAACAGCCCATTGGATGCCAATGGCAATAAAATCCCGACGGAATTGAAGTCTTATAAAGACAATATGAAGAATTTTCTGCAAACGGGTATTACCACAACCAACAATATCGCTGTTTCGGGTTCGAATGATAAAACGACCTATCGGGTGTCGTACAATTACATGAAAAACACGGGGCCTATTCCCAATTCAGACCTGAACCGTCATTCTTTAACGGCGACCGGTACGTACGATATTACCAAAAAATTTAAGCTAACTACGAATCTGAACTTTGTACGCTCTCAGTCAGACAACCGTCCTTCAACGGCCAACCGTGGAGCCAATCCGCTGGAAGCCGTGTATCAATGGTCGCACGTGGATGTGCGCGAACTGAAAAATTACTGGATCCCGGGCCAGGAGCAGATCAGGCAACTATCCCCTTCCAATGGTGATAACCCCTATTTTCTGGCGTATGGCATCAACAACGGTTTCAACCGTGACCGTGTGTACGGAAATATGAAATTGGATTATCAAATTACCCCCGAGTTGAGCGCTTTTGCCCGGGTCTCACACGATATGTTTGTGGAAGACCGCGAAACCAAAATTCCGTGGAGCTATAGCCGCGTGAGAAATGGGGGCTATTATTTGCAGGGAATTGGCCGCAAAGAAACCAACACTGATTTCCTCCTGACTTACAAAAAGAATATCAAAGCGATTGATGTAAGTGTATCGGGAGGAGGTAACTACATGACCCAAAGCTTCAAAGAAGACTACATGGGCGGCAGTATTTTGACGGTGCCGGGATTGTATCGTGTATCCAATATTCCCTTGGCGTCGCTTCAGGTAAGCAACGGCAGTAACCAAAAAGAGATTTACAGTCTTTACGGAATGGCGTCGCTTGGTTATAAAAACATGTTATATGTGGACTTGACTGCCCGCAACGACTGGTCGAGTACTTTACCTGCCGAAAACCGTTCGTATTTCTATCCATCCGCGTCATTGAGTTGGTTGGCAAACTACACCTTCAACCTGCCTAAGGCTGTTTCATTGCTGAAATTCAGGGCAGGATGGGCACAGGTAGGTAACGACGCCAACCCTTACCAATTAGTGCCTACCTTGGGTACGGGCACTTGGGGCAGTTTGATCACGACCGGGGTACCGAGCACACTGCTGAACGCACAATTGAAGCCCGAGATTGCTACGTCTACCGAAGTGGGGGTAGATTTGGGTTTCTTTGAAAACCGCATTCGGTTTGAGGGTACTTACTACTATGTAGAGAATAAAAACCAGATTTTGGGAATCACAACCCCCTCTTCTTCAGGTTTTGGCAGCAAGCTGATCAACGCCGGTTTATTGGCCAGTAAAGGCTGGGAGATCAACGTAGGAGGCAGCCCGATTCGTGACAGAAACGGGTGGAATCTGGATATTAATATGAACTTTACCCGCAACCGCACCACCATCAAGGAATTGACTCAGGGCATGGATTTCTTTACACTCTGGGATGACAACAACGGGGGGGCATTTACCTTTGTAGGCCAGGAAATCGGTGATATCTATAGCCGTGGCTATGCCCAAGTTACAGATCCCGCCTCACCTTACTACCGTTGGCCGATTTTGAGCAGAACAGGCAGCTGGATTGCGGTAAATGACCGTAATGCCCGCGAAAAAGTGGGGAACTTCAACCCTCGCTTCATCGCAGGGATGCAGGCTACGCTTTCGTACAAGCGCTTCTCCCTGGCCGCCAGCTTTGATGCCCGTATCGGTGGAAACTTCCAATCATACACGTACCGCTACGGAGAGTCTGACTGGAAATCGCAGCGCCAGCTGGATAATCTTATTGCGGGTGGGTTGTACTCAGAGGCCGAATTGATTGCCCTGTTGAAATCAGACCCTGAAAAGTACATCATTCCTCAAAACGGCAACTTCCCGCGGGTAGGCGGTTATACCAAAGCAACCGGTGGGATGGGCCCCGACGGTGACGGTGCCTTTGTTCCCGGGGTTATTCAGCAGGCCGATGGTTCATATATTGAGCATTTGGGAGGAGCAGGTACCAATATTTTTCCTATCTCTAATACTTTCGCGTGGAGTTTCAACAAGCAAATCACTTTCGATGCTTCTTTCATAAAGTTAAGAGAACTTTCTTTCAGCTATACGATTCCTAACATCGGTGGATTCCGCAATGCCAGTGTTTCGGTATTTACCCGTAATCTAATGCTCTGGACTGCTTCTAAAATCGGTATAGACCCCGAAAGAGCCTTCCAGGCCGAGGGGGGGCGTTTCCGTCAAGGCATTGAACTCCAAAATATGATGCCTTGGACAATGCCCGTTGGATTTAAGTTAAATTTCAGTTTGTAA
- a CDS encoding SusC/RagA family TonB-linked outer membrane protein, with amino-acid sequence MNISSTILQRMLKCLLSLTVVVGLGVSAALAQNRTVTGKITSGEDGTGMPGVNVILKGTQKGTSTNGAGTYSIEVAGNNPVLTFSFVGYAAQEIAVGARSIIDVSLTPSAENLSEVVVTALGIKREEKSLGYSVGKIDSKELNRVAQENVLNAMAGKVAGVTVSSTGGTGSSVSMIIRGATSLGSDNQPLFVVDGVPLANTLNNISQVGNDNRADFGNSISSLNPDDIESVSILKGPSAAALYGSRAGHGVVLITTKNGAKAKRMTVSITSNTVFDKPFKFLKWQTQFGPGQFSAIPPSVSGNPLTNPFGGLIQENVGATYGAALDKGYEEVQWNSPLDANGKPIKMPLVSHPNNVRNFVQTGITTTNGVSVANSNDNYSYRLSYSNMQNRGIIPNSDLFRNTINLNTSVKVSEKLRISTNLDLSRSNSNNRPAGNRGTNPLQWAYAVSPHTDIKALENYWLPGQEGLQQRSQFKGIYNNPYFLAHEVNNSFVRDRVFGNIRADWQISPLFSVMGRYAVDTYNENREMKIANSYTGDPRGAYGLINLGNLETNADFLVTYKKEIKDFTLSLSAGGNSRYQRGSNVTNATKNGTGLIVPGVYTIQNIAPANLDYNSSRFQRAMYSAYGLANFGYRDMIFLDVTARNDWSSTLPAANRSYFYPSASLSLLVNEMIPMSNQISMLKLRTGFAQVGNDANPYQLLGSLGNAGTWDGIPRLSTQGTLLIADLKPEIVTSYESGIDLNLFKNRLRFSGTYYTVENRNQILSTKLPPSSGFSSKNINAGLLVSKGFELSLGGTIVDNNDWRWDLAANWTRNRTTIKSLSDDLPYYTLWQDAKGGAWTYVGEQIGDIYDAKIVTVEDKASPYFGYPILDQTGKWQSIDAINTKNKIGNFNPKFVMGMQTSVSYKGFSLSMSFDWRNGGDFVSQTYRYGEENGQSQLFLDKLINPNGLTGDALRNYLVANQDELIRIHGNYFPLVGGPTPDYGGYPFKYGPYTLPHGGVFIPGVMATGYDANGNPTGYKENLGGTGTAILPFAGSTAWSFTRAFLYDASFLKLREITVGYDIPQKFLKKVGVQSANFSVYSRNIILWTAAKINIDPENAFQPEAGVQGGSQFKQGIERYNVNPWVIPVGFKLGLTF; translated from the coding sequence ATGAATATCAGCTCTACTATTCTGCAACGTATGTTAAAGTGCCTGCTTAGTTTGACGGTGGTGGTTGGACTCGGCGTTTCCGCAGCCTTAGCCCAAAATCGAACCGTGACCGGCAAAATCACCTCCGGCGAAGACGGTACCGGGATGCCCGGTGTGAATGTTATTTTGAAAGGGACCCAGAAAGGGACGAGCACCAACGGTGCCGGTACGTACTCTATTGAGGTCGCAGGCAACAACCCCGTATTGACTTTTTCCTTTGTGGGTTATGCCGCTCAGGAAATAGCGGTAGGGGCCAGAAGTATCATTGATGTATCGCTCACCCCGAGCGCCGAAAACCTGTCAGAGGTCGTGGTGACCGCCTTGGGGATCAAACGCGAAGAGAAATCGCTCGGGTATTCAGTGGGTAAGATCGACAGTAAAGAACTGAACCGCGTGGCGCAGGAGAACGTCCTGAATGCAATGGCCGGTAAAGTGGCGGGTGTTACCGTAAGTTCTACGGGAGGTACCGGCTCGTCGGTCAGTATGATCATTCGCGGAGCTACTTCATTGGGCAGCGACAACCAGCCGCTGTTTGTGGTTGACGGCGTGCCGTTGGCCAATACCCTCAACAACATCAGTCAGGTAGGAAACGATAACCGTGCCGATTTCGGCAACTCCATCTCCAGCCTCAATCCCGATGACATTGAAAGCGTTTCTATTCTGAAAGGCCCCAGTGCAGCGGCTCTTTATGGGTCGCGTGCGGGTCACGGGGTAGTGCTGATCACGACCAAAAATGGCGCTAAAGCCAAGAGAATGACGGTTTCCATTACGTCAAACACTGTTTTTGACAAACCTTTCAAGTTTTTGAAATGGCAAACCCAGTTTGGCCCGGGCCAATTCTCTGCCATTCCGCCGTCGGTCAGCGGCAACCCTTTGACCAATCCGTTCGGAGGCTTGATCCAGGAAAACGTGGGGGCTACCTATGGCGCGGCCCTGGACAAAGGATACGAAGAAGTACAATGGAACAGCCCCCTGGATGCCAACGGAAAACCCATCAAAATGCCGTTGGTTTCTCATCCCAACAACGTGCGGAATTTTGTACAGACCGGAATCACAACGACCAACGGTGTATCGGTAGCCAACAGTAACGACAATTACAGCTACCGCTTATCATATTCAAACATGCAGAACCGGGGCATTATCCCCAATTCTGATCTGTTCAGAAATACCATCAATTTGAATACTTCCGTGAAAGTGAGTGAGAAACTCAGGATCAGCACCAATTTGGACCTGAGCCGCTCCAACTCCAACAATCGCCCGGCCGGCAACCGAGGGACCAACCCGCTGCAATGGGCGTATGCGGTGTCGCCGCACACCGATATCAAGGCTCTTGAAAACTACTGGCTGCCCGGTCAGGAAGGCCTTCAGCAGCGTTCGCAGTTTAAAGGCATTTACAATAACCCGTATTTCCTGGCACACGAAGTGAACAATAGTTTTGTACGCGACCGCGTATTTGGAAATATACGGGCCGATTGGCAGATATCGCCGTTGTTCAGCGTGATGGGACGTTATGCCGTCGATACGTATAATGAGAACCGTGAGATGAAAATAGCTAACAGCTATACCGGCGACCCGCGCGGTGCTTATGGCCTCATCAACCTCGGAAATCTGGAAACCAACGCCGACTTTTTGGTGACCTACAAAAAGGAAATCAAAGACTTTACGTTATCTCTTTCGGCCGGTGGAAACTCTCGCTATCAAAGAGGGTCAAACGTGACCAACGCCACCAAAAACGGTACCGGTCTGATCGTACCGGGCGTGTATACTATTCAGAACATCGCGCCTGCCAACTTAGATTACAACAGCAGCCGGTTTCAGCGGGCCATGTACAGTGCCTACGGCCTGGCCAATTTTGGGTACAGGGACATGATATTTCTGGACGTAACGGCGCGTAACGACTGGTCGAGTACTTTGCCTGCCGCCAATCGCTCGTACTTCTATCCTTCGGCGTCGCTGAGCTTACTGGTCAATGAAATGATTCCGATGTCGAATCAGATCAGTATGTTGAAACTGAGAACGGGCTTTGCGCAGGTGGGGAACGATGCCAATCCCTACCAACTCTTGGGCAGTTTGGGCAACGCCGGCACTTGGGACGGTATTCCGCGCCTTTCGACGCAGGGGACGCTCCTTATTGCTGACCTGAAACCCGAAATCGTAACTTCGTATGAAAGCGGTATTGACCTGAATTTATTCAAAAATCGTCTGCGTTTCTCGGGTACCTATTACACGGTCGAAAACCGCAACCAGATTCTGAGTACCAAATTGCCGCCTTCATCGGGCTTTTCTTCCAAGAATATCAACGCCGGCTTGTTGGTCAGCAAAGGATTTGAGCTGAGCCTGGGCGGTACGATAGTGGATAACAATGACTGGCGATGGGATCTGGCCGCCAACTGGACCCGCAACCGCACCACCATTAAATCACTCTCCGACGACCTGCCTTACTACACCCTGTGGCAGGATGCCAAAGGGGGCGCGTGGACCTATGTGGGTGAGCAGATCGGCGATATTTATGATGCCAAGATCGTAACGGTCGAAGACAAAGCCTCTCCGTATTTTGGCTATCCCATTTTGGATCAGACCGGCAAATGGCAGTCCATTGACGCCATCAACACCAAAAATAAAATCGGTAACTTCAACCCTAAGTTTGTCATGGGTATGCAAACGTCCGTTTCGTACAAAGGATTCAGCCTGAGCATGTCGTTTGACTGGAGAAACGGCGGCGATTTTGTGTCACAAACCTACCGCTACGGCGAAGAGAACGGACAGTCGCAGTTATTTCTCGACAAGCTGATCAATCCCAACGGGCTGACCGGCGATGCCCTGCGCAACTATTTGGTGGCCAATCAGGATGAACTGATCCGTATTCACGGAAACTACTTCCCGCTGGTAGGCGGTCCAACGCCCGATTACGGCGGCTATCCCTTTAAATATGGTCCGTATACCTTGCCGCACGGGGGAGTCTTTATTCCGGGCGTAATGGCTACCGGATACGATGCCAACGGAAATCCGACCGGCTACAAAGAAAACCTGGGCGGTACCGGCACGGCTATCCTGCCGTTTGCGGGCAGTACGGCCTGGTCATTTACGAGAGCGTTTTTGTACGATGCGTCGTTCCTGAAATTAAGAGAAATCACGGTGGGCTACGATATTCCGCAAAAGTTCCTGAAGAAAGTAGGCGTTCAGAGTGCCAATTTCTCGGTTTATAGCCGAAACATCATTTTGTGGACGGCCGCTAAGATCAACATTGACCCCGAAAATGCCTTCCAGCCGGAAGCCGGCGTGCAGGGAGGCAGTCAGTTTAAACAGGGAATTGAGCGTTACAACGTCAATCCCTGGGTGATTCCGGTCGGCTTTAAATTAGGTCTAACTTTTTAA
- a CDS encoding SusD/RagB family nutrient-binding outer membrane lipoprotein, with translation MLKFISKSVLVLAIVVASSCEDRLSEINMNPNGIDPASANPNLVMPEVMNNAARSYLELGYGDIAGVVQHIQHDGWFGGINHYDWGPQDWSGWYNMLRNNEFMYKRSVELNFKFHQGVALTMRSFIFGAITDLWGDAPYTAAVKGDISNEFLTPAFDSQEVIYKGIIADLKAASALFATKDATGYTAGYDIFYAGNPTSWQKFANTLLLRYYMRVSDKMPAEAKAGIEAIYASGIYIKTPSEDATMSYIGATAGNSWPGAIAFDQEQTNFRRKKPAQTLVSALLSNNDPRLRVWISPVHVRWVADETLTTDVERFIRKDGVLQPVSFLTDQVLLPEVKRGVKYTRHYNPKLYKGVIDTNEFVGVPPGLIQPDTHNNNPTPGQVVQNQHVSQLAEIYRGSNGGLLRARLASSAETSFILAEAAQKGWAVGTAVSHYNAGVKNSLETWGVGAQYDAYIARPGVAYNNTLERIMEQKWIASWTAATEAWFDYRRTGFPAFKAGQASAEPVLPVRFNYGDNEVNFNRTNADAAINKLETTKHSGLRGKNSQWSKPWIVQGTNKPW, from the coding sequence ATGTTAAAATTCATATCAAAATCAGTCCTGGTTCTTGCGATAGTTGTTGCCTCTTCCTGTGAAGACCGCCTGTCGGAAATTAACATGAACCCCAACGGGATAGACCCTGCCTCGGCCAATCCCAACTTAGTTATGCCCGAGGTAATGAACAATGCCGCCCGCAGTTATTTAGAACTTGGCTACGGAGACATAGCAGGTGTAGTACAGCACATTCAGCACGATGGCTGGTTTGGCGGCATCAACCACTATGATTGGGGTCCGCAAGATTGGAGCGGCTGGTACAATATGCTTCGTAACAACGAATTTATGTACAAACGCTCGGTAGAACTCAATTTCAAGTTTCACCAGGGAGTAGCCCTTACCATGCGCTCGTTTATTTTTGGAGCAATTACCGATTTGTGGGGAGATGCGCCCTACACCGCTGCTGTAAAGGGAGATATTTCCAATGAATTTTTGACTCCTGCCTTCGATAGCCAGGAGGTGATTTACAAAGGCATTATTGCCGATTTAAAAGCGGCGTCGGCACTTTTTGCGACCAAAGACGCCACCGGCTATACCGCAGGATACGATATTTTCTACGCCGGCAATCCTACCTCATGGCAGAAATTTGCCAACACGCTTTTGTTGCGTTATTACATGCGGGTTTCTGACAAAATGCCTGCCGAGGCCAAGGCGGGTATCGAAGCGATCTATGCGTCAGGTATTTATATCAAAACGCCAAGCGAAGATGCTACCATGAGCTATATCGGAGCCACCGCCGGTAACTCATGGCCGGGCGCAATTGCCTTTGATCAGGAGCAGACAAACTTCAGAAGAAAAAAACCGGCGCAAACGTTGGTCAGTGCGTTGTTATCCAATAATGACCCGCGTTTAAGAGTATGGATATCGCCGGTACACGTGCGTTGGGTGGCTGATGAAACACTCACGACCGACGTTGAGAGGTTTATCCGTAAAGATGGTGTTTTGCAACCGGTAAGTTTTCTTACTGACCAAGTACTGCTGCCCGAAGTGAAAAGAGGGGTAAAGTACACTCGTCATTACAATCCTAAACTTTATAAAGGGGTAATAGACACTAATGAGTTTGTGGGAGTGCCTCCGGGGCTGATTCAACCGGATACGCACAATAATAACCCAACTCCCGGTCAGGTAGTACAAAACCAGCACGTATCTCAATTGGCCGAAATTTACCGGGGCAGCAATGGCGGCTTGTTGAGAGCACGTTTGGCTTCATCAGCCGAAACTTCCTTTATTTTGGCCGAAGCCGCCCAAAAAGGCTGGGCCGTAGGAACAGCGGTATCGCATTACAATGCCGGGGTAAAAAACTCTCTTGAAACCTGGGGCGTAGGTGCACAGTATGATGCCTACATCGCCCGGCCGGGTGTGGCCTACAATAATACGTTGGAGCGCATCATGGAGCAAAAATGGATCGCGAGCTGGACCGCTGCTACGGAAGCATGGTTCGATTATCGCCGAACCGGATTCCCTGCTTTCAAAGCCGGTCAGGCGTCTGCTGAACCGGTACTTCCGGTCCGTTTCAACTACGGTGACAATGAAGTGAATTTCAACCGTACCAATGCCGACGCCGCCATTAATAAACTTGAGACCACAAAACACTCAGGCTTGAGAGGCAAGAACAGCCAATGGTCAAAACCCTGGATAGTACAGGGAACCAATAAGCCCTGGTAA